The DNA segment ttctggactgtcatgctaagatagtgatattggctataccaggtgtgccacggattgagtggagaggtttgactgattatgttcccagtagggtaatctcaCTTTTGAAGGACCagcgtatggttaggaagggttgtatttcgtatctagcctttgtgacgGATGTCGGTGTAAatactcctagtattgattctgttcccgatgtgtttcctgcagacatgctgagcatgccaccggatagggatattgattttggtattgacctggtgccaagCACTCAACCCTTCtgtattccgccgtatcgtatggcaccagcggagttgaaggagttaaaggagcagcttcaggaactccttgagaaggggtttattcggcctagtgtgtcaccttggggtgcgtcggttctatttgtgaagaaaaaggatggcactatgaggatgggcattgattataggcaattgaacaaagtaatagtcaagaacaagtatcctttgcatcgcattgatgatttattcgaccagcttcaaggagcgagagtgttctccaagattgatctccattcaggttatcaccagttgaagatcagggactcggatattcttaagacggctttcaagacccaatatggtcattatgagttcttggtaatgtattttgggctgaccaattccccagcagtgttcatgcatttgatgaacagtgtgttccggccttatctcaactcgtttatcatagtcttcattgatgatattctggtgtatttgcaTAGTCAGGGGAGAATGCGGAGCATTTGAAAGTTGAGTTGCAGAGaatgagggaggagaagctttatgaaaaattctccaagcgtgagttttggctcagttcagtgactttcttggggcacgtggtgtccagcgagggtatttaggctgatccgaagaagatagaggcggttcagagttggcccaggccgtcctcagccacagagatttgcagctttcttggtttggcgggttattaccgccagTTTATTTAGGGGTTCTCagctatcgcatcgcccttgaccaagttgacttagaagggtgcttcatttgtatggtcggatgagtgtgaggacaGCTTTCAGAAGAAGTTTTATTTAGAGTTTTACTcaccgaagtgttcgggaacaagacacaccCGAAAAGCAGGAGCAGCGCCAACCGCGTGTACCTCTCAATATGGAGATCCTCCATCTCGCCGGTAATGTCTGGGTGCAAAAATGCCATATGATCTCTGATGGCTGACAAAGCAACGCGACTGCCCCCAGCGTCACCCTGAGGTCTATAACTAGTAAAATGCATCATCATATCCAAAAATTGTGCACGCGTCATGGATCTAATGTACTGGGGCAGTGCTACGGCCCGTCCATCTACGCGCAGCCcgtacaaaacctgaacatcctccagcgtgatggtggcctctccagtgggcaagTGAAAAATGTGCATCTCCGGTCGCCACCACTCTACCaaggccgtgatgagagaccaatcaagctgCATCCGTCCAAGCTCAAAAATCGTATAGAAGCACGTA comes from the Nicotiana sylvestris chromosome 4, ASM39365v2, whole genome shotgun sequence genome and includes:
- the LOC138889683 gene encoding serine/threonine-protein phosphatase 7 long form homolog, whose protein sequence is MDFPPPAHPGPAEDQLLVLQGNHRSSFVWEGQLPMQPLRPRRLDDLWEFIGEHPFHARIVARLQATCFYTIFELGRMQLDWSLITALVEWWRPEMHIFHLPTGEATITLEDVQVLYGLRVDGRAVALPQYIRSMTRAQFLDMMMHFTSYRPQGDAGGSRVALSAIRDHMAFLHPDITGEMEDLHIERYTRLALLLLFGCVLFPNTSVSKTLNKTSSESCPHTHPTIQMKHPSKSTWSRAMR